A window of Cryptomeria japonica chromosome 3, Sugi_1.0, whole genome shotgun sequence contains these coding sequences:
- the LOC131873994 gene encoding uncharacterized protein LOC131873994, whose product MKTQDDKNDTEETRKDGSEMEMDESGDEESWKDEDVGAEEDEAEDVSDQDSPIHSARLGNDNSQPMVEKDDKVNEEKEMDSEREKNKEPEKEMTKDNLSKDKECATEGSPKLVVDLNIDEDTIETGSGEATPSGVAKRTRASVKKVVVAFAKDIPNLRDNIKDLYGISSNLANALKNIN is encoded by the exons ATGAAAACCCAAGATGACAAGAATGACACAGAGGAAACTAGAAAAGATGGCAGTGAAATGGAAATGGATGAGTCTGGAGatgaggaaagttggaaagatgaggacgtGGGTGCAGAGGAAGATGAAGCTGAGGACGTGTCTGACCAAGATAGTCCAATTCACAGTGCTAGATTAGGCAATGACAACAGCCAGCCTATGGTGGAGAaggatgataaggttaatgaggaaaaagaaatggattcTGAGAGGGAAAAGAATAAGGAACCTGAGAAGGAAATGACTAAGGATAATCTGAGTAAGGATAAGGAGTGTGCTAcagaagg ttCTCCCAAACTGGTGGTGGACCTCAACATTGATGAAGACACGATCGAGACTGGGAGTGGGGAAGCTACGCCTAGTGGAGTAGCAAAGAGAACTAGGGCAAGTGTGAAGAAAGTTGTTGTGGCGtttgctaaggatatccctaatcttagggataatatcaaagatttgTATGGGATTAGtagtaacttggctaatgccctgaaaaacataaattag